The following proteins are encoded in a genomic region of Alphaproteobacteria bacterium:
- a CDS encoding lipase family protein, with translation MKSNTMFITFFSLIILFGFQSYAETTKERILSLFPMHFTQQELDRLKDQEPVFRNDLFYSMNGEEAQKLASSYPSKIQILTGGGFPDRVFRTDIIMIESDKAASATYVAKGAYYGETRFEIKVERFIDANESLLGYSSSGEDLDSQKLTTLTQIKELDRNFVRGGEGVKGNGYDKRLINNLVAFFLVIKKLNGESFDDTAGQTFQQGRVLLREYIVDKIKKDYPIDQNEELLLDEEDFYVIVDLLKNEIYQKIGVNPGVIPSLEKYVVEFLSPLGDEWLAGVADKSFEERYVHKDPALLKVVLLPVSEHLFHDIEGSALDESSFHMVEDNNNNNIIEDFDKNIGQFAKATDIDDDTIDCIDLSILAFHFYLQGKNKEEFDVAVETVRNKTGFFGGSYVAERHLAQKDPKWDRWYFKPFYGIGGSKLLQSYRTPGVHGMVAFNPSKNLIVVTYRGTQRGKEWLGQNFNFVKKQPVLAGIEGSALKDFDGWVHAGYWNLFETTKDEIEASIKEFLLELEEEERKDVKLVFTGHSLGGATATLAAGYFASQDTFKGLEKEIRTFGSPKVAGEDFKLWLEARVPGKSFARETDPVPSFPLRVRGKYFQTTYPLLMLDSFGDTSLNLDAAHDARKYQQAIYALRNIPYEKMYIKGAELLNK, from the coding sequence ATGAAAAGCAACACTATGTTTATAACTTTTTTTTCGCTGATTATTTTGTTTGGATTTCAATCCTACGCTGAAACGACAAAAGAAAGAATTCTTTCTTTATTTCCAATGCATTTTACGCAGCAAGAACTTGATCGATTGAAAGATCAAGAACCTGTCTTTAGAAATGATCTTTTTTACTCTATGAATGGCGAAGAAGCTCAAAAATTAGCATCGAGTTATCCTTCCAAAATACAAATCCTTACTGGTGGTGGTTTTCCTGATCGTGTCTTTAGAACAGATATAATTATGATTGAATCTGATAAGGCTGCTTCTGCAACTTATGTTGCAAAGGGGGCTTATTATGGGGAAACTAGGTTTGAAATTAAAGTTGAGCGGTTTATTGATGCAAACGAGTCACTTTTGGGGTATTCGTCTTCTGGGGAGGATTTAGATAGCCAAAAACTAACGACCCTTACACAAATTAAAGAATTGGATCGAAATTTTGTTCGTGGTGGTGAAGGTGTTAAAGGTAATGGATATGATAAACGCTTAATCAATAATTTGGTTGCTTTTTTTCTTGTAATTAAAAAACTAAATGGTGAGTCTTTTGATGATACGGCTGGACAAACATTTCAACAGGGTCGGGTTTTATTAAGAGAGTATATTGTTGATAAAATAAAAAAAGATTATCCAATAGACCAAAATGAAGAATTATTGCTGGATGAAGAAGATTTTTATGTCATTGTTGATTTGTTAAAGAATGAAATCTATCAAAAAATTGGCGTTAATCCAGGGGTCATTCCTTCGTTGGAGAAATATGTTGTTGAGTTTCTCAGTCCTTTGGGTGATGAATGGTTAGCAGGTGTTGCAGATAAATCTTTTGAAGAGCGTTATGTACATAAAGATCCTGCTCTTTTAAAAGTTGTGTTATTACCAGTGAGTGAACATTTGTTTCATGATATTGAGGGTTCTGCATTAGATGAAAGTTCGTTTCATATGGTGGAAGATAATAATAACAACAATATTATTGAGGATTTTGATAAAAACATAGGTCAATTTGCGAAAGCTACAGATATAGATGATGATACGATTGATTGTATTGATTTGTCTATTCTGGCTTTTCATTTTTATCTGCAAGGTAAAAATAAAGAAGAATTTGATGTTGCGGTCGAGACAGTACGTAATAAAACCGGATTTTTCGGTGGATCCTATGTTGCTGAACGTCATTTAGCTCAAAAAGATCCAAAATGGGATCGCTGGTATTTTAAGCCCTTTTACGGCATTGGTGGGAGTAAGTTGCTTCAATCGTATCGCACGCCAGGAGTTCATGGCATGGTTGCTTTTAATCCATCGAAAAATTTAATTGTTGTAACCTATCGAGGTACTCAAAGAGGTAAAGAATGGTTAGGGCAAAATTTTAATTTTGTCAAAAAACAACCGGTTTTAGCAGGAATTGAAGGTTCTGCTTTAAAAGATTTCGACGGTTGGGTACATGCTGGTTATTGGAATCTTTTTGAAACCACAAAAGATGAAATAGAAGCAAGTATTAAAGAGTTTTTATTGGAATTAGAAGAAGAAGAAAGAAAAGATGTTAAGTTAGTATTTACAGGTCATAGTCTTGGTGGTGCTACAGCAACGCTTGCTGCAGGCTATTTTGCTTCACAGGATACTTTTAAAGGTTTGGAAAAAGAAATTCGAACCTTTGGTTCTCCCAAAGTTGCTGGGGAGGATTTTAAATTATGGCTTGAAGCGCGTGTTCCAGGTAAAAGTTTTGCGCGCGAAACTGATCCGGTTCCAAGTTTTCCCCTTCGTGTTAGGGGTAAGTATTTTCAGACAACTTATCCATTGCTTATGTTAGATTCATTTGGTGATACATCTTTAAATTTGGATGCGGCTCATGATGCACGTAAATATCAGCAAGCGATTTATGCTTTAAGAAATATACCATATGAAAAAATGTATATTAAAGGTGCTGAGCTTTTAAATAAATAA
- the uvrA gene encoding excinuclease ABC subunit UvrA — translation MTFSQKPVKKNNTLQSIDFLSVRGAREHNLKNINVDIPRNSLVVITGLSGSGKSSLAFDTIYAEGQRRYVESLSAYARQFLQLMQKPDVDLIEGLSPAISIEQKTTSKNPRSTVGTVTEIHDYLRLLFARIGIPYSPTTGLPIQSQTVSQMVDKIMEFPAGTKLFLLSPIVRGRKGEYRKEFLDLQKKGFTRVKVDKKFYDIDDVPALDKNTKHTIEVVVDRIVVDADLGNRLADSIELALSLSEGLIYAEDATTEERTTFSSKFACPVSGFTLDEIEPRLFSFNNPHGACPACDGLGTKLDIDPDLVVPNDSLSLMEGAIAPWSGGYAKYYIQMLEGVAKHYKESLSTPFKDLPAKVQKVVLYGSGKEEITFLMEDEFRTYRTKKTFEGVIPNLLRRFKDTESNSVRDDITKYQSARPCDVCEGNRLKPEALCVKIDNLHITQVSQKSISETLRWFGNLSNVLSPTHNEIAFRIIKEISERLGFLVNVGLEYLSLSRNSGTLSGGESQRIRLASQIGSGLTGVLYVLDEPSIGLHQRDNRRLLETLVRLRDLGNTVLVVEHDEDAIRIADHLIDMGPGAGVHGGEIVSQGKPDDVIADPKSMTGLYLSGIKSIPVPTKRRKAQGNKFLTIQGAKGNNLKNVSATIPVGTLTCITGVSGSGKSTLTLETLYKALARSLNGTKTHPGPYDAIVGIQHFDKIIDIDQSPIGRTPRSNPATYTGAFTPIRDWFSGLPEAKARGYSPGRFSFNVKGGRCEACQGDGVLKIEMHFLPDVYVQCDVCKGKRYNRETLEIKYKGKSIADVLDMTVEEGAVFFEAHTSIREKLETLDRVGLGYIRIGQQATTLSGGEAQRIKLSKELSKRATGRTIYILDEPTTGLHFEDIRKLMEVLHALVDQGNTIIVIEHNLEVIKTADWIIDLGPEGGDKGGEIIAQGIPEDIIKVERSYTGQYLAPYLLNQKHITVVG, via the coding sequence GTGACGTTCTCTCAAAAACCCGTTAAAAAAAATAACACCTTGCAATCCATTGACTTTTTATCGGTTAGAGGCGCACGCGAACATAATCTCAAAAATATTAATGTCGACATTCCCCGAAATTCCCTTGTAGTGATTACAGGGCTTAGTGGTTCTGGCAAATCTTCTTTAGCGTTTGATACCATTTATGCTGAAGGACAACGTCGTTATGTTGAAAGTCTTTCGGCTTATGCACGTCAATTTCTGCAACTGATGCAAAAACCCGATGTAGACCTAATTGAAGGTCTATCGCCTGCTATTTCTATTGAGCAAAAAACAACATCTAAAAATCCACGCTCAACTGTAGGCACCGTCACTGAAATTCATGATTATTTGCGCCTTCTTTTTGCACGAATTGGTATTCCCTATTCGCCCACAACAGGTCTTCCCATTCAAAGTCAAACCGTTTCACAAATGGTTGATAAAATTATGGAATTTCCTGCTGGCACCAAACTCTTTCTTTTATCGCCCATCGTACGTGGACGCAAAGGTGAATACCGTAAAGAATTTTTAGATCTTCAGAAAAAAGGCTTCACACGCGTTAAGGTCGATAAAAAGTTTTATGATATTGATGATGTCCCGGCACTCGATAAAAACACAAAACACACCATTGAAGTTGTTGTTGATCGTATTGTTGTTGACGCAGATTTAGGCAATCGTTTAGCCGATAGCATTGAACTGGCCCTTAGTTTGTCTGAAGGACTCATTTACGCCGAAGACGCGACCACTGAAGAAAGAACAACATTTTCTTCTAAATTCGCCTGCCCTGTCTCCGGCTTTACTTTAGACGAGATTGAACCACGTTTATTCTCCTTCAATAATCCTCATGGCGCCTGCCCTGCTTGCGATGGCTTGGGGACGAAACTTGATATTGACCCTGACCTTGTTGTCCCTAACGATTCCTTAAGCCTGATGGAAGGTGCGATTGCGCCTTGGAGTGGCGGATATGCTAAATATTACATCCAAATGCTAGAAGGTGTTGCCAAACATTATAAAGAATCTTTATCGACACCCTTCAAAGATTTACCCGCAAAAGTTCAAAAAGTCGTTCTTTACGGATCTGGCAAAGAAGAAATCACGTTTTTAATGGAAGACGAATTTCGTACCTATCGCACTAAAAAAACCTTTGAAGGCGTGATTCCTAATTTATTAAGACGTTTCAAAGACACTGAAAGCAATTCCGTTCGTGATGATATTACAAAATATCAATCCGCACGTCCCTGCGATGTTTGTGAGGGCAATCGTTTAAAACCTGAAGCTCTTTGCGTTAAAATTGACAATTTGCACATCACGCAAGTATCCCAAAAATCAATTTCAGAAACCCTCCGTTGGTTTGGTAACCTTTCCAATGTGTTAAGCCCCACACATAACGAAATTGCTTTTCGTATCATTAAAGAAATCAGCGAACGTCTTGGCTTTCTAGTTAATGTGGGCCTTGAATATTTAAGTCTATCCCGAAACTCCGGCACTCTATCAGGCGGTGAATCACAACGGATTCGTTTAGCCTCCCAAATTGGGTCAGGTTTAACAGGCGTGCTTTATGTGTTGGATGAACCCTCCATCGGCCTTCACCAACGCGATAATCGACGTTTACTTGAAACATTGGTTCGTTTGCGTGATTTAGGCAATACTGTCCTTGTTGTTGAGCATGATGAAGATGCAATCCGTATAGCAGATCATCTTATCGATATGGGACCAGGTGCTGGTGTGCATGGCGGCGAGATTGTCTCTCAAGGCAAACCAGATGATGTCATCGCCGATCCTAAAAGCATGACTGGTCTTTATCTTTCAGGGATCAAATCCATTCCAGTGCCCACCAAAAGACGTAAAGCCCAAGGTAATAAATTTCTTACCATCCAAGGTGCTAAAGGCAATAATCTTAAAAATGTCAGCGCCACCATTCCTGTTGGCACCTTAACCTGCATCACAGGCGTATCTGGATCCGGTAAATCGACACTGACCCTTGAAACACTCTACAAAGCCTTAGCGCGTAGCCTAAACGGCACCAAAACGCATCCTGGTCCCTATGATGCAATTGTTGGCATTCAGCATTTCGATAAAATTATCGATATTGATCAATCCCCCATTGGCCGGACACCTCGTTCAAATCCAGCGACTTATACGGGTGCTTTCACACCAATTCGCGATTGGTTTTCAGGATTGCCTGAAGCCAAAGCACGCGGCTATAGTCCTGGACGCTTTTCGTTCAACGTCAAAGGTGGACGATGCGAAGCCTGCCAAGGTGATGGCGTTTTAAAAATTGAGATGCATTTCTTACCTGATGTCTATGTTCAATGTGATGTCTGCAAAGGTAAACGTTATAACCGTGAAACTCTTGAAATTAAATATAAAGGCAAATCAATTGCCGATGTATTGGATATGACCGTCGAAGAAGGCGCTGTTTTCTTTGAGGCACATACATCCATTCGAGAAAAACTTGAAACATTGGACCGCGTTGGCCTTGGCTATATCCGTATTGGTCAGCAAGCAACTACTTTATCGGGTGGTGAGGCGCAACGTATTAAATTATCGAAAGAACTTTCGAAGCGTGCCACAGGTCGAACCATTTACATTCTGGATGAACCAACAACTGGTCTTCACTTTGAAGATATTCGTAAATTGATGGAAGTCTTACATGCCCTTGTTGATCAAGGCAATACAATCATTGTGATCGAGCATAACCTTGAAGTCATCAAAACAGCCGATTGGATTATTGATTTGGGACCTGAAGGTGGTGATAAAGGTGGCGAAATTATTGCACAAGGTATCCCTGAAGATATTATTAAAGTCGAAAGATCGTATACAGGCCAATATTTAGCGCCGTATCTTTTGAACCAGAAACATATTACTGTCGTCGGGTAA
- a CDS encoding dienelactone hydrolase family protein, translating into MNPAKTLSGPRMMTKSGQAPKQLVILLHGLGADGNDLISLADDWKDLLPDAEFISPNAPFPCDMAPFGYQWFSLQSFAPESIYKGAIDAATILNPYIDQELSKRNLTDADLALVGFSQGTMMALHVALRRPQSCAGVLGFSGALTGADVLKNEIQSKPEILLFHGDQDMVVPIQAMYMAEKTLKDLNCPVKTNIRQGLGHGIDAYSIQTGGVFLKNSFDKTSDMKRARPA; encoded by the coding sequence ATGAATCCCGCTAAAACATTATCTGGCCCTAGAATGATGACCAAATCAGGCCAAGCGCCAAAACAATTAGTGATCCTTCTTCATGGATTAGGCGCAGATGGTAACGATCTTATTAGTCTTGCCGATGATTGGAAAGACCTGCTCCCTGATGCTGAATTTATATCACCTAACGCGCCCTTCCCTTGCGATATGGCACCTTTCGGCTATCAGTGGTTTAGCTTACAAAGTTTCGCACCAGAATCCATTTATAAAGGCGCAATAGACGCTGCTACAATTCTAAATCCTTACATTGATCAAGAACTTTCAAAACGTAATTTAACGGATGCTGATTTAGCCCTTGTTGGGTTTTCACAAGGCACGATGATGGCCCTTCATGTAGCATTAAGACGCCCCCAATCCTGCGCCGGGGTTTTAGGCTTTTCAGGTGCCTTAACGGGTGCTGATGTCCTAAAAAATGAAATTCAATCCAAACCAGAAATATTGTTATTTCATGGGGACCAGGATATGGTCGTGCCCATTCAAGCCATGTATATGGCCGAAAAAACACTCAAAGACTTAAATTGCCCCGTTAAAACGAATATAAGACAAGGTCTAGGTCATGGCATTGATGCCTATAGCATTCAAACAGGCGGTGTTTTCCTAAAGAACTCTTTTGATAAAACGAGCGACATGAAACGCGCGAGACCTGCTTAA